One Polaribacter sp. SA4-12 genomic window carries:
- a CDS encoding arylesterase encodes MNIHNQTKTIFLKFCYFSLAMLLFSCKADTPKKETPLEINNNTIEIEKTKKNTTKKIIFFGDSLTAGYGLDDVENAFPGIIQRNIDSLKLNYTVVNSGVSGETSSGGKNRIDWVLNEKPAVFVLELGANDGLRGVPLVATKKNLQFIIDAVKTKYPTTKIVLAGMQIPPNMGQEYTAEFKSIFPDLAQKNEIVLVPFLLENVGGITGLNQSDGIHPTKEGHSILAKNVWSILAPLLY; translated from the coding sequence ATGAATATCCACAATCAAACCAAAACAATTTTCTTAAAATTCTGTTATTTTTCTTTAGCAATGCTGTTATTTTCTTGTAAAGCGGATACTCCTAAAAAAGAAACACCATTAGAAATAAATAATAATACGATTGAAATTGAGAAAACTAAAAAAAATACCACTAAAAAAATTATATTTTTTGGCGATAGTTTAACTGCTGGTTATGGTCTAGATGATGTGGAGAACGCATTCCCAGGAATCATACAAAGAAATATAGATTCTCTTAAACTGAATTATACAGTGGTAAATTCTGGTGTTAGTGGAGAAACTTCTTCTGGTGGAAAAAATAGAATTGATTGGGTTTTAAATGAAAAACCTGCTGTTTTTGTTTTAGAGTTAGGTGCAAATGATGGTTTAAGAGGTGTGCCTTTAGTAGCAACTAAAAAAAATCTACAATTTATAATTGATGCTGTAAAAACTAAATATCCTACAACCAAAATTGTTTTAGCAGGAATGCAAATTCCACCCAATATGGGGCAAGAATATACTGCCGAATTTAAAAGTATATTTCCTGATTTAGCTCAAAAAAATGAGATTGTGTTAGTTCCTTTTTTACTAGAAAATGTGGGTGGTATTACGGGTTTAAATCAATCTGATGGGATTCATCCAACAAAAGAAGGTCATTCAATTTTGGCTAAAAATGTTTGGTCTATTTTAGCTCCGTTATTATATTAA
- a CDS encoding ABC transporter ATP-binding protein, with amino-acid sequence MSKILKINDLEKTYTSGSKQLTVISNISFEVEKGSIFSIVGPSGSGKTTLLGLCAGLDYPTSGTIELCDTPLQDLNEDERAALRNKEVGFIFQNFQLLPTLTALENVIVPLELQGEKNAAKFGKELLEKVGLADRMHHYPSQLSGGEQQRVALARAFSNKPSILFADEPTGNLDEETGEKVIQLLFELNKEAGTTLVIITHDLDLANRTQQILRLKGGKIISNEKTAII; translated from the coding sequence ATGTCAAAGATATTAAAGATTAATGATTTAGAGAAAACTTATACAAGTGGTTCTAAACAATTAACAGTAATTAGTAATATTTCTTTTGAAGTAGAAAAGGGGAGTATCTTCTCAATAGTCGGACCTTCAGGAAGTGGTAAAACAACCTTGTTGGGTTTATGTGCAGGGTTAGATTACCCTACATCTGGTACTATTGAACTTTGTGATACACCATTACAAGATTTAAATGAAGATGAACGTGCCGCATTAAGAAACAAAGAAGTTGGTTTTATTTTTCAGAATTTTCAATTATTACCAACATTAACCGCCTTAGAAAATGTAATTGTTCCTTTAGAATTACAAGGAGAAAAAAATGCTGCAAAGTTTGGAAAAGAGTTGTTAGAAAAAGTTGGATTGGCAGATCGTATGCACCATTATCCTTCACAGTTATCTGGAGGAGAACAGCAAAGAGTTGCATTGGCTAGAGCATTTTCTAACAAACCCTCTATTTTATTTGCTGATGAGCCTACAGGAAATTTAGATGAAGAAACTGGTGAAAAAGTAATTCAATTGCTATTTGAACTCAATAAAGAAGCAGGCACAACATTGGTTATTATTACGCACGATTTAGATTTAGCCAACAGAACACAACAAATTTTAAGGTTAAAAGGAGGGAAGATCATTTCTAACGAAAAAACAGCAATTATTTAA
- a CDS encoding ABC transporter permease: MAWRDGKASLSRLMLFMASIILGIAAVVSIQLFSDNLKQNIQKQSKSLMGADFIIDSKKLLSEKVLKIIDSLGADASEVNFVSMAAFPKNKGTKLVKVRALEGLFPFYGDLTTVPQNAGKTYQELGGALVDATLLLQYNLNPGDSIKLGKVTFPIIGALKSIPGSTAISSSIAPSVLIPYRFLQQTELLQLGSRKEYQYFFKAPEMDLELLAEKIGPVLDAENADLDTHTSTSKQLGRRYDNISRFLNLVAFIALLLGCIGIASSVHIYIKEKLKNVAVLKCLGASRKQSFYIYLIQIIGIGFVGGIIGAAIGTALQFAFPYILQDFLPFDVAITISFQPIIMGIILGVLMSILFALLPLLNTWYVSPLEVLRGAEDNLQKPKKARILVSIAILLFIFLFSFWILKSALNGLIFTIGIFITFAIMAGVSTLFIKGIKRFFPSSWGFTKRQSLLNLFRPNNQTMVLVLAIGLGTFLISTLYFTKDILLAKTSLENKKTDANIILMDVQKAQASALVNTFKSKGLEVIDNIPIITMRMEKIKGKTVNEIRKDTLIKMRKWMLNREFRVSYRNHLVATEELLEGEFFGKAEKGKPIYVSIADNMAKDANLKLGDAVTFNIQGVLMETIIGSIRKVDWSSMKVNFMILFPEGVLEKAPQFNVITTFVPNEERSADLQRDVVQKFPNVTILDLRQVFTIVEDILDKISWIINFMAFFSILTGFIVLIGSVRNSKYQRIKESVLLRTLGAKSKQILQITALEYVYLGLLGSLTGILLSLVGSQLLATLLFKEPFIPSLIPFLVFLPVITILVVVIGLSNLKSVLRSPPLEVLRKEV, from the coding sequence ATGGCTTGGAGAGATGGAAAAGCAAGTCTTTCTAGATTGATGCTTTTTATGGCATCCATCATTTTAGGTATTGCTGCTGTAGTTTCTATTCAATTATTTAGCGATAATTTAAAACAAAATATTCAGAAACAATCTAAATCCTTAATGGGTGCAGATTTTATTATTGATAGCAAAAAATTACTATCAGAAAAAGTGCTTAAAATAATTGATTCTCTAGGTGCTGATGCTTCTGAAGTCAATTTTGTTTCTATGGCTGCTTTCCCTAAAAACAAAGGAACTAAACTAGTAAAAGTAAGAGCCTTAGAAGGTCTTTTTCCTTTTTATGGAGATTTAACAACTGTACCCCAAAATGCAGGAAAAACCTACCAAGAATTAGGAGGTGCTTTAGTGGATGCTACTTTATTATTACAGTATAATTTAAACCCAGGAGATTCTATAAAATTGGGTAAAGTTACTTTTCCAATAATTGGTGCTTTAAAATCAATTCCAGGAAGTACTGCTATTTCTTCATCAATAGCACCCTCGGTTTTAATTCCGTATCGTTTTTTACAACAAACGGAATTATTACAACTAGGCAGTAGAAAAGAATATCAATATTTCTTTAAAGCTCCTGAAATGGATTTGGAGTTGTTAGCCGAAAAAATAGGGCCTGTTTTAGATGCAGAAAATGCAGATTTAGATACCCATACTAGTACAAGTAAACAATTAGGAAGAAGGTATGATAATATTAGTCGGTTTTTAAATTTAGTGGCTTTTATTGCTTTGTTGTTAGGTTGTATTGGTATTGCAAGTTCTGTACATATTTATATCAAAGAAAAATTAAAAAATGTAGCAGTATTAAAATGCTTGGGAGCTTCTAGAAAACAATCTTTTTATATTTATTTAATTCAAATTATAGGAATCGGGTTTGTAGGAGGTATTATTGGTGCTGCCATTGGTACTGCACTACAATTTGCTTTTCCTTATATTTTACAAGATTTTTTACCTTTTGATGTCGCCATAACCATTTCTTTTCAACCCATAATTATGGGAATTATATTGGGTGTTTTAATGTCTATTTTATTTGCATTATTACCTTTATTAAACACTTGGTATGTATCTCCTTTAGAAGTATTAAGAGGGGCAGAAGACAATTTACAAAAACCAAAAAAGGCAAGAATACTAGTATCAATTGCCATTTTACTTTTCATCTTTTTATTCTCTTTTTGGATCTTAAAAAGCGCCCTAAATGGCCTCATTTTTACGATCGGAATTTTCATCACTTTTGCAATAATGGCAGGAGTTTCCACTTTATTTATCAAAGGAATTAAAAGGTTTTTCCCAAGTTCTTGGGGTTTTACAAAACGTCAAAGTTTGTTAAATTTATTTAGACCCAATAACCAAACGATGGTGTTGGTTTTAGCTATTGGTTTAGGTACATTTTTAATAAGTACGTTGTATTTTACCAAAGATATTTTATTAGCAAAAACGTCTTTAGAAAACAAAAAAACAGATGCGAATATCATTTTAATGGATGTACAAAAAGCGCAAGCATCTGCACTTGTAAACACTTTTAAAAGTAAAGGTTTAGAGGTGATTGATAACATACCCATTATAACAATGCGTATGGAAAAAATAAAAGGGAAAACTGTAAATGAAATTAGAAAAGACACCCTTATAAAAATGCGTAAATGGATGCTAAATCGAGAGTTTAGAGTTAGCTATAGAAATCATTTGGTTGCAACTGAAGAATTACTAGAAGGGGAGTTTTTTGGCAAAGCTGAAAAAGGGAAACCTATTTACGTTTCCATTGCAGATAATATGGCCAAAGATGCCAATTTAAAATTAGGAGATGCTGTTACTTTTAATATTCAAGGGGTATTAATGGAAACGATTATTGGTAGTATTCGAAAAGTAGATTGGAGTAGTATGAAGGTTAATTTTATGATCTTATTTCCAGAAGGAGTTTTAGAAAAAGCCCCTCAATTTAATGTCATCACCACTTTTGTACCCAATGAAGAACGTTCTGCTGATTTACAAAGAGATGTAGTACAAAAATTTCCAAATGTTACCATTTTAGATTTGCGTCAAGTATTTACAATTGTAGAAGATATTTTAGATAAAATTTCTTGGATTATTAATTTTATGGCATTTTTTAGCATTCTTACTGGTTTTATAGTGTTGATTGGTTCTGTAAGAAACAGTAAATATCAACGAATAAAAGAAAGTGTTTTACTAAGAACTTTAGGGGCAAAGAGCAAACAAATTTTACAAATTACAGCTTTAGAATATGTGTATTTAGGATTGTTAGGAAGTTTAACAGGAATTTTATTGTCTTTAGTTGGTAGCCAATTGTTGGCTACATTATTGTTTAAAGAGCCATTTATACCGTCCTTAATTCCGTTTTTAGTTTTTTTACCTGTCATTACAATTTTGGTAGTGGTTATAGGACTTAGTAATTTAAAATCTGTGTTGAGAAGTCCGCCTTTAGAGGTTTTAAGGAAAGAGGTATAG
- a CDS encoding PepSY domain-containing protein has translation MTISIWRYSHLTLAISSFFFILIASVTGIILAFEPISNQLQPHAINTNEVTIATTLTSLQKEYDEVITLAVNEHHFVTASVITKDGKSETFYINPTSGKKIHTVVSKAAIYKFATNLHRSLFLKSTGRILVAFFSFLVFLITITGILLLTKRQGGFKKIFSKVIYEDFNQFFHVVLSRYFLLPIVIVTLTGVYLSLEKFSLLPKTKIKHTYSSSIKNDTKIPITEFEFFKTTKLSELKSLEFPFSDDEEEYFFLKLKNKELLVHQYSGAIMSNQKYSWVKTVSYWSLFLHTGRGSILWSLVLLLSCFALLFFSYSGFAIAINRRQKRVQFKNKFNKDTAEFIILVGSETGNTFHTANSFFKALLQQNKTVFIDHLNNYTTYSKAKHLIIFAATYGEGEATTNATKFLKLVHTIQPIHPLQYAVVGFGSLAYKEYCKFAIAIENQLKKNNHFTPILPLTKINNQNFTDFKTWVLEWNKKTKLSLEVIEQLIKPIHQNNFKVISRTNLNKDATFLIRLQPDKKLQFTSGDLLAITPEKDNVKRLYSIGKIEDDILLSIKKHEFGVCSKLLLGFNKNEILKASIEKNKSFHFPKKAKEVILIANGTGIAPYLGMLNTTIETHVFCGLRTKASSDIYKPYLNSGKVHFAFSQEENQEYVQDSIAKQEALVTSVLKNKGVIMICGSVAMMNEVVSVLENISRKHLNKDLHHFKNQIKTDCY, from the coding sequence ATGACCATTTCTATATGGAGATATAGCCACCTAACCTTGGCTATATCTTCTTTCTTTTTTATATTGATAGCTTCCGTTACAGGAATAATTTTAGCTTTCGAACCAATTTCGAATCAGCTACAACCGCATGCTATAAACACCAATGAAGTTACCATAGCTACTACCTTAACTTCTTTACAAAAAGAATATGATGAGGTAATTACCTTAGCAGTGAATGAACATCATTTTGTAACCGCTTCAGTAATTACAAAAGACGGAAAAAGTGAGACTTTTTATATCAATCCTACCTCCGGAAAAAAGATACATACTGTGGTTTCTAAAGCAGCTATCTATAAATTTGCAACCAACTTACACCGCTCTTTATTTTTAAAGTCTACAGGGCGAATTTTAGTTGCTTTTTTCTCTTTTTTAGTATTCTTAATTACAATTACAGGTATTTTACTTTTAACCAAACGCCAAGGCGGATTTAAAAAAATATTTTCCAAAGTTATTTATGAAGATTTCAATCAGTTTTTTCATGTTGTTTTAAGCAGATACTTTTTACTACCTATTGTAATTGTTACGTTAACAGGCGTTTATTTATCCTTAGAAAAATTCTCTTTACTTCCTAAAACTAAAATCAAACATACTTATAGCTCCTCTATAAAAAATGATACTAAAATCCCTATTACTGAATTTGAGTTTTTTAAAACAACAAAACTAAGCGAACTTAAAAGTTTAGAATTTCCTTTTTCTGATGATGAAGAGGAGTATTTCTTTTTAAAACTAAAAAACAAAGAACTTTTAGTACATCAATATTCTGGAGCAATTATGAGCAACCAAAAATACTCTTGGGTAAAAACGGTTTCCTATTGGAGTTTGTTTTTACATACAGGAAGAGGTTCAATCCTTTGGTCTTTAGTTTTATTATTGTCTTGCTTTGCCCTACTTTTCTTTAGTTATTCTGGTTTTGCAATCGCTATAAATAGAAGACAAAAACGGGTTCAGTTTAAAAATAAATTCAATAAAGACACTGCCGAATTTATAATTTTAGTGGGGTCAGAAACAGGAAACACCTTTCATACAGCAAACTCATTTTTTAAGGCATTGTTACAACAAAACAAAACTGTTTTTATAGACCACTTAAATAACTATACTACGTATTCAAAAGCAAAACATTTAATCATTTTTGCAGCAACTTACGGAGAAGGAGAAGCAACTACAAATGCAACTAAGTTTCTAAAATTAGTACATACAATTCAACCTATACATCCTTTACAATATGCAGTGGTTGGTTTTGGTTCATTGGCCTATAAAGAATATTGCAAATTTGCGATTGCTATTGAGAATCAGCTGAAAAAGAACAACCACTTCACTCCTATTTTACCCTTAACTAAAATCAATAATCAGAATTTTACTGATTTTAAAACTTGGGTTTTAGAGTGGAATAAGAAAACGAAGCTTTCTTTAGAAGTGATAGAGCAACTGATTAAACCAATACATCAGAACAATTTTAAGGTAATTAGTAGAACCAATTTAAATAAAGATGCTACTTTTTTAATTCGTTTACAACCTGATAAAAAACTACAATTTACTTCTGGTGATTTATTAGCGATAACACCAGAAAAAGACAATGTAAAACGTTTATATTCTATCGGAAAAATAGAAGATGATATTTTATTGAGTATTAAAAAACATGAGTTCGGTGTTTGTTCAAAACTTCTTTTAGGCTTCAATAAAAATGAGATACTAAAAGCCAGTATTGAAAAAAACAAAAGCTTTCATTTTCCTAAAAAGGCGAAAGAAGTAATTTTAATTGCAAACGGTACAGGGATTGCTCCGTATTTAGGAATGTTAAATACAACGATAGAAACACATGTTTTTTGTGGATTAAGAACAAAAGCTTCTAGTGATATTTACAAACCATATTTAAATTCGGGTAAAGTTCATTTTGCTTTTTCTCAAGAAGAAAACCAAGAATACGTTCAAGATAGTATTGCAAAACAAGAAGCATTAGTTACTTCCGTTTTAAAAAACAAAGGGGTTATTATGATTTGTGGTTCTGTGGCTATGATGAATGAAGTTGTATCAGTACTAGAAAATATTTCTAGAAAACATCTAAACAAAGATTTACATCATTTTAAAAACCAAATAAAAACAGATTGCTATTAA
- a CDS encoding DUF2271 domain-containing protein produces the protein MKSFKYLCLATCLSLMAFSSLKKSEASQKYKCMIQMKNYEGEGAYIIISLVNPKGEYEKTLYVQGDDEKWYHDIKEWWNFQSKVDESIDAITGATISGGNRTISIIEIPNDKLNKGYKIRFESAVEQQKHYSDDVEFGLTTETVDSKVDGKGFIRYIRILPQ, from the coding sequence ATGAAATCTTTTAAATATCTATGTCTAGCAACCTGCTTATCCTTAATGGCGTTTTCTAGTTTAAAAAAGAGTGAAGCATCACAAAAATATAAGTGCATGATTCAAATGAAAAATTATGAAGGAGAAGGTGCTTATATTATTATTTCATTAGTAAACCCTAAAGGGGAATATGAAAAAACATTATACGTACAGGGTGATGATGAAAAATGGTATCACGACATTAAAGAATGGTGGAATTTTCAAAGTAAAGTTGATGAAAGTATAGATGCTATTACTGGAGCAACCATAAGTGGAGGTAATAGAACCATTAGTATTATTGAAATTCCGAATGACAAATTAAACAAAGGATACAAAATCCGTTTTGAAAGTGCGGTAGAACAACAAAAACACTACAGTGATGATGTTGAATTTGGACTTACAACAGAGACTGTAGATAGTAAAGTTGATGGAAAAGGGTTTATTCGTTATATTAGAATTTTACCTCAATAA
- a CDS encoding ankyrin repeat domain-containing protein, translating into MKKIVLLLLVFPCIFFAQRRGPKSENVFHDRAFWKTKPTVKVVKQKIKEGNDATKSNKAAFDAVSNAIMAKAPIETIAYLLSLPGNPINKPTHDGRTYLIWAGYAGEIPVMELLLKKGADVNHTGSHGFNWFTFTLNAGHENTKIYDLMLANGVDLKSTTRNNANAILLLAPNVKDLKTIEYFQQKGVDIHATDTDGNDILFYAAKKGNINIIKNYISQGFDYKKVNKQGENLVLTASHGSRQGSNPIEVYQYFDHLKLDMTFSNLAGQTALHNIAKNTKDLTVIDFFINKGVDIHQKDNEGNTAFLNAVKRNNVLVMKKLLPLVADINHQNKKGFAALTFATQGINTKAFQLLKEKGSNVHVVDSDGNNLFYHLFNSYSRRNSKDFEAFSNELTAAGVSFKNASKKESPLHIAISKREQKLIAKALTLGADVNQKNSDGITPLHLAAMKLKNVRTLKMLIKKGADKSILTEFEESAYDLAKENELLKNENISFLK; encoded by the coding sequence ATGAAAAAAATAGTATTGCTACTACTCGTATTCCCTTGCATATTTTTTGCACAGCGAAGAGGCCCCAAAAGTGAAAACGTTTTTCACGATCGCGCTTTTTGGAAAACAAAACCAACCGTTAAAGTTGTAAAACAAAAAATTAAAGAAGGTAATGATGCTACAAAATCAAATAAAGCAGCCTTTGATGCCGTAAGTAATGCTATCATGGCAAAAGCTCCTATAGAAACGATAGCATACCTACTCTCTCTACCCGGAAACCCCATTAACAAACCAACACATGATGGAAGAACCTACTTAATATGGGCAGGTTATGCAGGTGAAATTCCTGTTATGGAACTCTTATTAAAAAAAGGGGCAGATGTAAACCATACAGGTAGCCATGGATTCAATTGGTTTACTTTTACACTAAATGCAGGCCATGAAAATACAAAGATCTACGATTTAATGCTTGCCAATGGTGTCGATTTAAAAAGTACTACTAGAAATAATGCCAATGCTATTTTGTTATTAGCTCCCAATGTAAAAGACTTAAAAACTATTGAATACTTTCAGCAAAAAGGGGTAGATATCCATGCTACGGATACAGATGGAAATGACATTTTATTTTATGCTGCTAAAAAAGGAAATATCAATATAATTAAAAACTATATTTCTCAAGGTTTCGACTATAAAAAAGTGAATAAACAAGGGGAAAACTTAGTACTTACCGCAAGTCATGGAAGCAGACAAGGTAGCAACCCTATAGAAGTGTATCAATATTTTGATCATTTAAAGTTAGACATGACTTTTAGTAATTTAGCAGGACAAACGGCTTTACATAACATTGCTAAAAACACCAAAGATCTTACCGTTATAGATTTCTTTATCAATAAAGGAGTTGACATACACCAAAAAGATAACGAAGGAAATACCGCTTTTTTAAATGCAGTTAAAAGAAATAATGTTTTAGTGATGAAAAAATTACTCCCACTTGTTGCGGATATCAACCACCAAAATAAAAAAGGGTTTGCTGCCTTAACTTTTGCTACACAAGGTATAAACACAAAAGCTTTTCAGCTATTAAAAGAAAAAGGAAGTAATGTACATGTTGTTGATAGCGATGGTAATAATTTATTTTACCATCTATTTAATAGCTATAGCAGACGAAACAGTAAAGATTTTGAAGCTTTTTCAAATGAATTAACAGCGGCGGGTGTGTCTTTTAAAAATGCTTCTAAAAAAGAATCGCCTTTACATATTGCCATTTCTAAAAGAGAACAAAAACTAATAGCCAAAGCTTTAACCTTAGGCGCAGATGTAAATCAAAAAAATAGTGATGGTATTACGCCTTTGCATTTAGCGGCCATGAAATTAAAGAATGTAAGAACCTTAAAAATGCTGATAAAAAAAGGAGCTGATAAAAGTATTTTAACAGAATTTGAAGAAAGTGCTTATGATTTGGCTAAGGAAAATGAATTATTAAAAAATGAAAACATTTCCTTTTTAAAATAA